Proteins from one Flammeovirgaceae bacterium genomic window:
- the kynU gene encoding kynureninase: MTFENTIAFARKMDRQDPLSSFRKKFIFPKHNGKPAVYLVGNSLGLQPKSTKKFVGEELEDWGRLAVEAHFKGRRPWMHYHKFSKKALAQIVGAQPVEVVAMNQLTVNLHLLMASFYRPTAQRFKIIMEADAFPSDQYAVESQIKYHKLDPRTALVELKPRPGEHTLRTEDILQSIAAHGRHLALVLLPGVQYYTGQFFDIKKITEAGHRAGAYVGFDLAHAVGNVPLRLHQHHVDFAVWCGYKYLNSGPGGTAGAFVHSRHKDDFTLPRLAGWWGHQESVRFHMKKGFVPMKGADGWQLSNVPILAGAAHLAALKLFEEAGMARLRKKSILLTGYLHFLLGGLGPKGSRFEIITPPIAKERGCQLSILMKGNGKKTFATLARNGIITDWREPGVIRAAPVPLYNSFEDVYRFAHVFSHAL, encoded by the coding sequence ATGACGTTTGAGAACACGATCGCCTTTGCGCGAAAGATGGACCGGCAGGACCCGTTGTCTTCCTTTCGCAAAAAATTCATTTTCCCAAAACACAACGGCAAGCCGGCAGTATACCTGGTAGGCAATTCCCTGGGGCTGCAGCCCAAAAGCACAAAAAAATTTGTAGGCGAAGAGCTGGAAGATTGGGGGAGGCTGGCGGTGGAGGCCCATTTCAAAGGGAGGCGGCCGTGGATGCACTACCACAAATTCAGCAAAAAAGCACTGGCACAAATTGTGGGCGCCCAACCGGTGGAGGTGGTGGCCATGAACCAACTCACCGTGAACCTGCACTTGTTGATGGCCTCCTTCTACCGCCCCACAGCGCAGCGCTTTAAAATAATAATGGAGGCCGATGCCTTCCCTTCGGACCAGTACGCGGTGGAATCGCAAATCAAATACCATAAGCTGGACCCCCGCACCGCCCTTGTCGAGCTAAAGCCGAGGCCGGGGGAGCACACCTTGCGCACGGAAGACATCCTTCAATCCATTGCCGCCCATGGCCGCCACCTGGCGTTGGTGTTGTTGCCGGGCGTTCAGTACTACACCGGCCAGTTTTTCGACATAAAAAAAATCACGGAGGCCGGGCACCGGGCGGGCGCATACGTGGGCTTCGACCTCGCCCATGCAGTGGGCAATGTGCCGTTGCGCCTGCACCAACACCACGTGGACTTTGCCGTGTGGTGTGGCTACAAGTACCTCAACTCCGGCCCCGGGGGCACGGCAGGGGCATTCGTGCATAGCCGGCACAAGGATGATTTTACCCTCCCCCGGCTTGCAGGGTGGTGGGGGCACCAGGAAAGCGTGCGCTTTCATATGAAGAAGGGGTTCGTTCCCATGAAGGGTGCCGATGGGTGGCAGCTTTCCAACGTGCCCATACTGGCAGGGGCGGCCCACCTGGCCGCTTTGAAATTGTTTGAAGAAGCTGGAATGGCCCGGCTCAGGAAAAAAAGCATTTTGCTAACGGGCTACCTCCACTTCCTCCTCGGTGGGCTGGGGCCCAAAGGCAGCAGGTTTGAAATCATCACCCCGCCCATCGCCAAAGAAAGGGGCTGCCAATTGTCCATCCTTATGAAGGGCAACGGTAAAAAGACGTTCGCCACATTGGCAAGAAATGGAATAATCACGGACTGGAGGGAGCCGGGCGTCATCCGGGCCGCCCCGGTTCCCCTGTACAATTCCTTCGAAGACGTGTACCGGTTTGCCCATGTCTTTTCACATGCCCTGTAG
- a CDS encoding FAD-dependent monooxygenase encodes MQKEDKHIAIVGAGLVGSLLSIYLVKRGYQVSVFERRRNMRTHVLDGGRSINMALSNRGIRALGHVGLGRAMEKMAIPMHGRMMHNAKGGLTFQPYGKNGQFINSVSRSGLNKMLMEEAEKQGVRFYYEHKCEDIDPDKTEAVFHAHGSHVTRKFDLIIGADGAFSAVREALENKGFVKGAVEALEHGYKELRIPASVSGSFQLEKNALHIWPRESFMLIALPNPDASFTCTLFLPFEGDQSFKNLKHGEQVAAFFQAHFLDTVPLMDTLQEDFRDNATSSLVTIRCYPWARHHTFLIGDAAHGIVPFYGQGMNAGFEDCFVLDALLDKHQDDWHAALNEFQEVRKPDNDAIAQLALDNFIEMRDLVADEDFLLRKKIEARLQEHFPDKWIPLYSMVTFEDTMRYSEALANGALQHQVMTEVMSDPAIKSNWEQLDLKSIVDRLASLRA; translated from the coding sequence ATGCAAAAGGAAGACAAACACATTGCCATTGTAGGCGCAGGACTGGTGGGGTCCCTGCTATCCATATACCTGGTGAAGCGCGGCTACCAGGTAAGCGTCTTTGAGCGAAGGCGCAACATGCGGACGCATGTGCTGGATGGTGGGCGCTCCATCAATATGGCCCTTAGCAACAGGGGCATTAGGGCACTGGGCCACGTGGGGCTGGGCAGGGCAATGGAAAAAATGGCCATTCCCATGCATGGGCGCATGATGCACAATGCCAAAGGAGGGCTCACCTTCCAGCCTTACGGCAAAAACGGGCAGTTTATCAATTCGGTATCGAGGAGCGGGCTGAACAAAATGCTGATGGAGGAAGCCGAAAAGCAGGGGGTGCGTTTTTACTACGAACACAAGTGCGAAGACATAGACCCGGACAAGACAGAAGCCGTTTTTCATGCCCATGGCTCGCACGTCACGCGCAAGTTTGATTTGATCATTGGGGCCGATGGCGCGTTTTCTGCCGTACGCGAGGCCCTGGAAAATAAAGGGTTTGTGAAGGGGGCCGTGGAGGCGCTGGAACATGGGTACAAGGAACTCCGGATACCCGCTTCCGTTTCGGGATCGTTCCAGTTGGAAAAGAACGCCCTGCACATCTGGCCCAGGGAAAGTTTTATGCTCATTGCGCTGCCCAACCCGGATGCATCTTTTACCTGTACGCTGTTCCTTCCGTTCGAGGGGGACCAATCGTTTAAAAATCTAAAGCATGGGGAACAGGTCGCAGCGTTCTTTCAGGCCCATTTCCTCGATACGGTGCCCCTGATGGACACCTTGCAGGAAGATTTCAGGGACAACGCCACTTCTTCGCTGGTCACCATCCGGTGCTACCCCTGGGCAAGGCACCATACCTTTCTTATCGGGGATGCCGCCCACGGCATTGTGCCCTTTTATGGCCAGGGCATGAACGCAGGCTTTGAGGATTGCTTTGTGCTGGACGCGTTGCTGGACAAGCACCAGGACGATTGGCATGCTGCCCTTAACGAATTCCAGGAGGTGCGCAAGCCCGACAATGACGCCATTGCGCAATTGGCCCTGGACAATTTTATAGAAATGCGCGACCTGGTGGCGGACGAGGACTTCCTGCTCAGAAAAAAAATAGAAGCCCGGTTGCAGGAGCATTTTCCCGACAAATGGATACCCTTGTATTCCATGGTCACTTTTGAAGACACCATGAGGTACTCAGAGGCGCTGGCCAACGGTGCCCTTCAGCACCAGGTAATGACGGAGGTAATGAGCGACCCCGCCATAAAATCCAACTGGGAACAACTCGACCTTAAATCCATCGTGGACCGCCTCGCTTCCCTGCGTGCCTAG
- a CDS encoding transporter substrate-binding domain-containing protein translates to MALPFSFRNCLCAVLVIAASCGQPAIKEGEVPGPEIYLDLKTVKKRGYLNALVDNNSISYFYYKGRAMGYEYELLQRLATHLGVGLRIKVITSIEDAIEMLNKGQGDVIAFPFTVTGERKKIVDFTHTHFTTSQVLVQRKPDNWADNPYLAEKKMVRNPADLIGKKVYVKYESAFKDRLENLSQELGGDIIIVEDSATAETESLIREVAEGRIKYTVTDQMIAMVNAAYYPNIDISTMVSLPQRIAWALRKNSPDLLAAINNWLDEVKRDGTFNVIYNRYFNSPRTSALRKKSDFSSLGGNKVSVYDDIIKAKAKELGWDWRLLASMIYQESNFSPTAESWAGARGLMQLVPSTGKYYGARDLFDPVQNINAGVNFLKFLDRQWGKTIEDKEERIKFMLASYNVGLSHVLDARNLAIKYGGDPTQWEGEVEAFLLKKSDPKFYRDPVVKSGYCRCQEPVDYVREVLQRFVEYKKYIN, encoded by the coding sequence ATGGCTTTACCCTTTTCTTTCAGGAATTGCCTTTGTGCGGTGCTCGTTATCGCAGCCTCCTGTGGCCAGCCGGCCATCAAAGAGGGGGAGGTGCCAGGCCCCGAAATCTATTTGGACCTGAAAACAGTTAAAAAGAGGGGCTACCTGAATGCCCTGGTGGACAATAATTCGATAAGTTATTTCTACTACAAGGGGCGGGCGATGGGCTACGAATACGAACTGCTTCAGCGCCTGGCCACGCACCTCGGTGTCGGCTTGCGGATAAAGGTGATCACCAGCATTGAAGATGCCATTGAAATGCTGAACAAGGGGCAGGGTGACGTGATTGCCTTTCCTTTTACCGTGACGGGCGAAAGGAAAAAAATCGTGGACTTTACCCACACCCATTTTACCACCAGTCAGGTGCTGGTGCAGCGCAAGCCCGACAACTGGGCCGACAACCCCTACCTGGCCGAAAAGAAAATGGTGCGCAACCCGGCAGACCTTATCGGCAAAAAAGTGTATGTAAAATATGAATCGGCCTTTAAGGACCGGTTGGAAAACCTTTCGCAGGAATTGGGCGGGGACATAATAATAGTGGAAGACAGCGCCACGGCCGAAACAGAGTCCTTGATAAGGGAGGTGGCCGAGGGCAGGATCAAATATACGGTCACCGACCAGATGATTGCCATGGTAAATGCCGCCTACTACCCCAATATAGATATCTCCACCATGGTAAGCCTGCCCCAAAGGATTGCCTGGGCATTGAGGAAAAACTCACCGGACCTCCTGGCCGCCATCAACAATTGGTTGGACGAAGTAAAAAGGGACGGCACGTTCAATGTGATCTACAACCGGTATTTCAACAGCCCGCGCACTTCCGCCCTCAGGAAGAAAAGCGACTTCTCCTCGTTGGGCGGGAACAAGGTTTCCGTTTACGATGACATCATCAAAGCAAAGGCAAAGGAGCTGGGCTGGGATTGGCGGCTGTTGGCCTCCATGATCTATCAGGAGTCGAATTTTTCGCCCACGGCAGAGTCATGGGCAGGTGCCCGAGGGCTGATGCAACTGGTGCCCTCCACAGGAAAATACTATGGGGCCAGGGACCTGTTCGATCCTGTCCAAAACATCAATGCGGGGGTAAACTTCCTGAAATTTTTGGACCGGCAGTGGGGCAAGACCATCGAAGACAAGGAAGAGCGGATAAAGTTCATGCTGGCCTCCTACAATGTGGGGCTGTCGCACGTGCTGGATGCCAGGAACCTGGCCATCAAGTATGGAGGGGACCCCACGCAATGGGAGGGCGAGGTGGAGGCCTTCCTGCTAAAGAAATCAGACCCGAAATTTTACCGCGACCCGGTGGTAAAATCAGGGTACTGCCGGTGCCAGGAGCCTGTGGACTATGTGCGGGAAGTGCTGCAGCGCTTTGTGGAATACAAAAAGTACATCAACTAG
- a CDS encoding FMN-binding glutamate synthase family protein: MNVRRIFWTSAVLISAAIALWAYYWIDALFLFIIVAPLIAMGIKDIFQKKQSVKRNFPVVGRLRYFFEMIRPEIQQYFIESDTDGAPINRNDRSVIYQRAKKQIDTKPFGTQLNTYAEGYEWITHSIAPKDFNTLNHSPRILIGDGRCKQPYNASVLNISAMSFGSLSGNAVEALNWGAKVGGFAHNTGEGGISPHHLKYGGDLIWQIGTGYFGARDLEGSFSPEAFIKNATHPNVKMIEVKLSQGAKPGHGGILPGKKNTPEIAAIRGVAPGTTVFSPPFHTAFSTPVELIEFVEKLRALSGGKPVGFKLCIGRKSEFLSICKAMVKLGKYPDFITVDGGEGGTGAAPPEFTNFVGMPLLDALAFVDNSLRGFGIRHQMKLIVAGKIFTGFHMIRAMALGANLCNSARAMMMSVGCIQALRCNTNDCPTGVATQDPVLIKGLVVEDKYKRAANFHKNTVESFVELMGASGLEDPSKLNRTHVYRRVFMNLVKTYEEIYPTIPDGCLLDGGDVPFDYDEYLKRSSHEAFEVLA; the protein is encoded by the coding sequence ATGAACGTACGAAGGATATTCTGGACCAGTGCGGTGCTGATATCAGCGGCCATTGCCTTATGGGCCTATTATTGGATCGATGCCTTGTTCCTCTTTATTATCGTGGCGCCCCTGATCGCCATGGGCATCAAGGACATCTTCCAGAAAAAGCAATCCGTAAAGAGGAATTTCCCCGTGGTGGGAAGGCTGCGCTATTTCTTTGAAATGATCCGCCCCGAAATACAGCAGTACTTTATCGAATCGGATACCGATGGGGCCCCCATCAACCGCAACGACCGCTCCGTTATTTACCAGCGCGCCAAAAAGCAAATAGACACCAAGCCATTTGGCACACAGCTCAACACTTATGCGGAAGGCTACGAGTGGATCACCCACTCCATTGCCCCAAAGGATTTCAACACGCTGAACCACAGCCCCCGGATATTGATCGGGGACGGGCGTTGCAAGCAACCATACAATGCCAGCGTGCTCAACATCTCGGCCATGAGCTTTGGTTCGCTGAGCGGCAATGCCGTGGAGGCCTTGAACTGGGGCGCCAAAGTGGGCGGTTTTGCCCACAACACCGGGGAGGGCGGCATCAGCCCGCACCACCTCAAATATGGCGGGGACCTCATCTGGCAAATCGGGACGGGCTACTTTGGGGCGCGCGATCTGGAGGGCAGTTTTAGCCCGGAGGCCTTCATAAAAAACGCCACGCACCCCAACGTGAAAATGATCGAGGTAAAACTTTCGCAGGGCGCCAAGCCCGGCCATGGGGGGATATTGCCCGGAAAGAAAAACACCCCCGAGATTGCCGCCATACGCGGGGTGGCGCCCGGCACCACGGTGTTTTCGCCACCCTTCCATACCGCGTTTTCCACTCCGGTGGAGCTCATCGAATTTGTGGAAAAATTGCGAGCCCTTTCCGGGGGCAAGCCAGTGGGGTTTAAGTTGTGCATAGGCCGCAAGAGCGAGTTCCTATCGATATGCAAGGCGATGGTGAAGCTTGGCAAGTACCCCGATTTCATCACCGTGGACGGAGGCGAGGGGGGCACAGGTGCCGCGCCACCGGAGTTTACCAATTTTGTGGGCATGCCCCTGCTGGATGCCCTCGCCTTTGTCGACAACTCCTTGCGTGGCTTTGGCATACGCCACCAGATGAAGTTGATCGTGGCCGGCAAAATTTTTACAGGGTTCCATATGATCAGGGCCATGGCACTGGGCGCCAACCTGTGCAACAGCGCCCGTGCGATGATGATGTCCGTGGGCTGTATCCAGGCCCTGCGGTGCAACACCAACGACTGCCCCACAGGGGTGGCCACCCAAGACCCCGTGCTGATAAAAGGCCTTGTGGTAGAGGACAAATACAAGCGTGCCGCCAATTTCCATAAAAACACCGTGGAGAGTTTTGTGGAATTGATGGGCGCCTCCGGCCTTGAGGACCCCTCCAAACTCAACCGCACCCACGTGTACCGCAGGGTGTTTATGAATTTAGTAAAAACCTACGAGGAGATTTACCCTACCATCCCTGACGGCTGCCTGCTGGATGGTGGCGATGTGCCTTTTGACTATGACGAATACCTAAAGCGGTCCAGCCACGAAGCGTTTGAGGTGTTGGCCTAA
- a CDS encoding site-specific integrase, producing the protein MPQRSEGQSQALRMMEQKLKLRGYSPNTVRTYLMNFGKFLHFFDNHHPIDLTETDIRNYLLFLIERHKVSRSAQNQAINAIKFFYEKVMMQERKVYHLERPIKEKKLPEILSQQEIVTIFSSTGNIKHQAMLMLIYSAGLRRSELLNLRIGDVDFDRRTVLIRGSKGHKDRYSILADQMIPLLNRYLLEFNPGFWLFEGRAGQRYTASSLQQVFKQAVKKAGIKKVARLHMLRHSFATHLLESGTSTRYIQVLLGHESSKTTEIYAQVTSFALEKIKSPLDQIAVDKRLKDGREK; encoded by the coding sequence ATGCCCCAGCGTTCGGAGGGGCAAAGCCAGGCACTGCGAATGATGGAGCAAAAATTAAAACTTCGAGGGTATAGCCCAAATACGGTAAGGACTTACCTCATGAATTTTGGCAAGTTCCTTCATTTCTTCGACAACCACCACCCTATCGATCTTACTGAAACCGACATTCGCAATTACCTTCTTTTTTTAATCGAGCGCCATAAGGTTAGCAGGAGCGCCCAAAACCAGGCGATCAATGCCATAAAGTTTTTTTATGAGAAAGTAATGATGCAGGAAAGGAAGGTATACCACCTGGAGAGGCCAATCAAGGAAAAAAAATTGCCAGAAATATTAAGCCAGCAGGAGATAGTTACCATTTTCAGCAGTACGGGCAACATAAAGCACCAAGCCATGTTAATGCTCATATACTCTGCCGGCCTCAGAAGGAGTGAACTGTTGAACCTACGGATTGGCGATGTCGATTTTGACAGGCGCACGGTATTGATACGAGGGTCTAAGGGGCACAAGGACAGGTACAGTATTTTGGCAGACCAAATGATTCCCTTGCTAAACAGGTATTTATTGGAATTCAATCCAGGTTTTTGGTTGTTTGAGGGAAGGGCTGGGCAAAGGTACACAGCGAGCAGTTTACAGCAGGTGTTTAAGCAGGCTGTAAAAAAGGCAGGGATCAAAAAGGTGGCCCGTCTTCATATGCTAAGGCATTCGTTTGCCACGCACTTACTTGAATCAGGGACTTCAACGCGTTATATTCAGGTATTATTGGGCCATGAATCGTCCAAAACGACCGAAATTTATGCCCAGGTCACCAGTTTTGCCCTGGAAAAGATTAAAAGCCCATTGGATCAGATAGCCGTTGATAAACGGTTGAAAGATGGCAGGGAGAAATGA
- a CDS encoding DEAD/DEAH box helicase family protein: MANQNPEQIARDNIDKQLTACGWVIQSIKQINLNAGTGVAVKEYLTDVGPADYVLFVDGKPCGVIEAKREEEGHRMTVHEGQGEDYANAKLKHLKNEPLPFVYISTGEVTRFTDFTDPKPRAREVFSFHRPETLRDWVKRDKSLRRRLLDLPALQTDGLRDCQINAITRLETSFKENRPRALIQMATGSGKTFTAITAIYRLLKYAKAKRVLFLVDTKNLGEQAEQEFMSFVPNDDNRKFTELYSVQRLKSSYIATDSQVCISTIQRLYSILKGTELEEAAEEENPNERKYQPKEIPPIEYDGKMPIEFFDFIVIDECHRSIYNLWKQVLEYYDAFEVGLTATPDKRTIGYFDQNLVSEYSHEMAVADGVNVGYEVFIIDTKVTQQGATLWKGEYIEHRERLSRKKRMELQDEDEEYSKQQLDKEVVNPNQIRTIIRTFKEHLPTIFKDRYDKNGNFEVPKTLIFAKTDSHANDIIDIVREEFAEENKFCKKITYNSEDPKSTLAQFRNDYHPRIAVTVDMIATGTDVKPLECLLFMRDVKSKNYFEQMKGRGTRTIDLDSLRKVTPTAKFTKDHFVIVDAIGVTKSLKTDSRPLEKKPGVPLKDLLQAIAVGAREEELFTSLANRLTRLDKQITEKEKKQFAEKANGKSVSQVVKELLNAFNPDVLEEIENKVRTEMAGAAPVEIEAKIKARTETLQNEAAKVFTGELNEYIENVRKAHEQKIDLANPDEVIHVGWDKDNTHKANEIIASFSEWMQEHKDELMALQIFYNQPFRRRELTYSMIKDVLEKLQNDKPSLAPLNIWRAYEALEQCNGSPRNELTAIVSLIRKISGLDSTLTSYDKIVDKNFQDWVFKKQAGATKFNEEQMQWLRMIKDYVVNSFHIDKDDFDLNPFNAQGGLGKMWQLFGEQTEEIINELNEALAA, from the coding sequence ATGGCAAACCAAAACCCAGAGCAAATAGCAAGAGATAACATTGACAAGCAGTTGACTGCTTGCGGCTGGGTTATTCAAAGCATCAAACAAATTAATTTGAATGCTGGAACTGGGGTTGCTGTAAAAGAATATTTGACAGACGTTGGGCCTGCGGACTATGTTCTTTTTGTTGATGGAAAACCCTGTGGAGTAATTGAAGCAAAACGTGAAGAAGAAGGCCATAGAATGACTGTTCACGAAGGACAAGGTGAAGATTATGCAAACGCAAAACTCAAACATCTAAAGAATGAACCTTTGCCTTTTGTATATATCAGCACAGGAGAAGTAACAAGGTTTACCGACTTTACCGACCCAAAACCAAGAGCAAGAGAAGTTTTTAGTTTTCACAGACCTGAAACATTAAGAGATTGGGTAAAACGAGACAAATCACTTCGCAGAAGATTATTGGATTTACCTGCTTTGCAAACTGATGGTTTGAGAGATTGCCAAATCAACGCCATCACAAGACTTGAAACGTCTTTCAAAGAGAACCGACCAAGAGCCTTGATTCAAATGGCAACAGGTTCAGGAAAAACTTTTACAGCTATAACTGCCATATATCGCTTGTTGAAATATGCAAAGGCAAAACGAGTTTTGTTTTTGGTTGATACTAAAAACCTTGGCGAACAAGCAGAGCAGGAATTTATGTCATTCGTTCCGAATGATGACAATAGGAAATTTACTGAACTATACAGCGTTCAGAGACTAAAATCAAGCTACATAGCAACCGACAGTCAGGTTTGTATCAGTACCATTCAGCGTTTGTACTCCATTTTGAAAGGAACCGAATTAGAAGAAGCAGCCGAAGAAGAAAATCCAAACGAGAGAAAATACCAACCAAAGGAAATTCCACCTATTGAGTATGACGGCAAAATGCCGATTGAGTTTTTTGATTTCATCGTGATTGATGAATGCCACAGAAGCATATACAATTTGTGGAAACAAGTTCTTGAATATTATGATGCTTTTGAAGTTGGCTTAACAGCCACTCCCGACAAAAGAACCATCGGTTATTTCGACCAAAATCTTGTTAGTGAATATTCTCACGAAATGGCGGTTGCTGATGGTGTTAATGTAGGATATGAAGTATTTATAATAGATACCAAAGTAACCCAACAAGGTGCGACACTTTGGAAAGGCGAATACATTGAACACCGTGAACGCCTGAGCAGAAAAAAAAGAATGGAATTGCAGGATGAAGATGAAGAATATTCAAAACAGCAATTGGACAAAGAAGTAGTAAATCCCAATCAGATAAGAACCATCATTCGCACTTTTAAAGAGCATTTACCGACCATTTTCAAAGACCGTTACGACAAGAACGGAAATTTTGAAGTTCCTAAAACATTGATTTTTGCAAAAACAGATAGCCACGCAAACGACATAATTGATATTGTACGTGAGGAGTTTGCCGAAGAAAATAAATTCTGCAAGAAAATCACCTACAACAGCGAAGACCCAAAAAGCACCTTGGCTCAATTCCGTAACGACTATCATCCAAGGATTGCGGTAACGGTAGATATGATTGCCACTGGTACAGATGTAAAACCTTTGGAATGTTTGCTTTTTATGCGAGATGTAAAGAGCAAAAACTACTTTGAACAGATGAAAGGCAGAGGTACACGAACCATTGATTTGGATAGTTTGCGAAAAGTAACACCTACTGCAAAATTCACAAAAGACCATTTTGTAATTGTGGATGCCATTGGTGTAACCAAGAGTTTAAAAACCGATAGCCGACCTTTAGAAAAGAAACCTGGCGTTCCATTAAAAGATTTGCTTCAAGCTATTGCAGTAGGTGCAAGAGAAGAAGAATTGTTCACTTCTTTAGCTAACCGACTGACCCGATTAGACAAACAAATTACAGAAAAAGAGAAAAAACAATTTGCTGAAAAGGCAAACGGGAAAAGCGTTTCGCAAGTTGTAAAAGAATTGTTGAATGCTTTTAATCCTGATGTTTTAGAAGAAATTGAAAATAAGGTAAGAACTGAAATGGCAGGTGCTGCTCCTGTAGAGATTGAAGCGAAAATCAAAGCACGAACAGAAACGCTGCAAAACGAAGCAGCCAAAGTATTTACAGGAGAACTAAACGAATACATTGAAAATGTTCGCAAAGCGCACGAACAAAAAATTGACTTGGCAAATCCTGATGAAGTGATTCACGTAGGTTGGGACAAAGACAACACACACAAAGCAAATGAAATCATTGCTAGTTTTTCAGAATGGATGCAAGAGCACAAAGACGAATTAATGGCTTTGCAGATTTTTTATAACCAACCATTTAGAAGAAGAGAATTAACCTATTCAATGATTAAAGATGTTTTGGAAAAACTCCAAAACGATAAACCTTCCCTTGCTCCCTTAAATATATGGCGAGCTTATGAAGCTCTAGAACAATGCAACGGCTCACCAAGAAACGAACTGACTGCAATTGTTTCACTTATTCGTAAAATCAGTGGATTAGACAGCACTTTGACGAGCTACGATAAAATAGTGGACAAGAATTTTCAGGATTGGGTTTTCAAGAAACAAGCCGGTGCAACCAAATTCAACGAAGAACAAATGCAATGGCTGAGAATGATTAAGGATTATGTAGTGAATAGTTTCCATATTGACAAAGACGACTTTGATTTGAATCCCTTCAACGCACAAGGTGGATTGGGCAAGATGTGGCAATTGTTTGGCGAACAAACTGAAGAAATTATTAACGAATTAAATGAAGCACTGGCAGCATAA